Genomic segment of Methanolobus mangrovi:
ATTCAGGAAAAACAGGATGAATGGGTTAAATAAAAAAAGTCAGGAAAAAGTGATAAAAATAATCACTTTTTCAGCGTTCAAAGTCCAGTTCATACTTCACAACGTTCTTGAAAAGTCCTCGCAGGTCCCACAGAAGCTTCTTATTTGCCTTGAAGAGTGCATACAAGAGGTCCAGAAGACTCATGCTCGAAAAGTTCACACCTTCCAATGAATGTGCCAGGGAATTTATTTCCTTGTCTGTAAAGCTGGTGAATGTATTCTTGACTATCAAACTATTATCGATATCGTACCCGATTGTTGTACGCCATTTATCCTCGTATTCTTTAAGTGCCCTGGTTGAAACGTCACCTTTGGATATTGCGTTATATGCAACTTCTCCTGCAATCTTTCCTGCTTCCATTGCATTGATGATGCCTCCGCCTGTTATCGGGTCGGATTGCCTGGCTGCATCTCCTATCAGCATAAGGCCATTGACGATTGTCTTCTCAATTGATCCGCAAACTGGTACTCCTCCGACATCCATTTCCAGGATTCTGGCATTAGGATAGTTCTTTTTGACAAATTCATCCAGATAGTAAATTGCTTTTTTTTCTCCGGATTTGCTGCCAAGAATACCAATTCCAACATTTGCAAGATCATTGCCTTTTGGGAATATCCATACATAGCCTGCTGGAGCGACTTCATTTCCGATGTAGAAATAGCAATAGTTCTGATCGATGCCTGTACCGCTCATCAGATACTGGGCACAGGTTTCAATATCAACAGGTTTGATGGATGTGTCAATACCAGCCCATCTGCCTACTTTAGACTCTACGCCATCTGCGCCTATGACAATTTTAGCTTTGATGTCATATGTTTCTCCAAGGTGCATGACCTTTACACCTTTTACGAAACCATTTTCCATGATAAGGTCAGTTGCTCTTGTTTTGACCATTACCTCTGCACCGGCTTTTGCACTTTCATATGCTAATGCCCTGTCAAAGATCTTACGTTCAAGGACATATCCTACTTCTCCGCCGGCAATCTCTTCTGCCATTTCAATCATGGTTCCGTCGGGTGCATATATGCGGGATCCCTTCACATCTGCACAGATCCAGCGGTGGTCGGGTTCTATATGTTTCCTTAACCATATCTTGCTGACTCCCTCTGCACACCTGACCGGGTCGCCGATTTCCTGCCTTTTTTCTATCATGAGGACACTAAGGCCTTTCTGGGCAGCAGTTTTCGCTGCAATAGAACCTGCAGGACCAGCACCTATAATTATTACATCATACTCGCTCTTCACTTTTTCACCTCAATAGCTCCAACCGGGCAGATCTTAGCGCAGATTCCACAAGATGTGCATGTCTCATTGACTTCTATCCAGGTTTCGACCAATTCAAGCGCGCCAACCGGACATACTCCTACGCATGCACCACAATACCCACATTTGAATTTGTTTACGTTGATGGTCACCATTATCACCTATGATTTGTATGTTTCATCCCTACATTTTGAAGGGAGATATATCTTTCTGATTAAAATTAAAATAATATGATTAAGGGAGCCTTTATAGTATAAGCACTATAAGTGTTTATGCATCGTCAGAGACTGTTATTCTGGCTCTTGCCTTGCCTGTTTCCATGTCAAATCTTTCCATTACGTACTCTCGTGAATTTCCATGTCCGTGAAGCATTATCTCTACAAGGTCATGAGGTTCGTCGATATCTGTACTTAGCAGGAAAGAATCATAAATATATACTGAACATTTCCTTTCTTTTGCTATATTGCAGTGGTTAAGGAAACTTGATCCGTAATATTTAACATGGAAATTGGAAGGGTCCTTTATGAATATGATATTTGTTCCTCCGCCTTTTCCGGGAACTATCACTACGTCTTCAGGTCTTGCGATTATTTCTTTTATATGAATGGCTCTTACAAGGGGGAGATCTGCCATTATTATGAATATGGACTTCTGTTCATGGCTCAGGTATTCATTAATAGCTTCGTTCAGGTCATTTTCATCGAGCACCACATTTGCTTGCAGGTCATTTGGTACTCCATTGTCAAGGGTAGTGAGTATGTCGACCTCATCAATTCCTGCTTCATGAAGGCTACCAACCACGTCTCTTAACATAAGTTCTACGAAATCCTCCCGTTCTTCTTGTGTAAGAGCAGGTGAAAGCCTTGATTTAGCATTTTTCTTTTTGTAGGGGATCAATGCCTTCATGATACTCTCTCGTAAAGCGCATTTCTCTGTTTTGGTGTTCTGCCTGTTTGACGTATCAACCACTCTATTTCAGTTGCTGGGGTGTATTCTCCGTTAGTTCCGCCGGAAGCAACTGTGATCTTGTCTTCCATTAGAGTGCCACCAAGGTCATTAGCTCCGCAGGATAATGCAACCTGTGCAAGTTTTTTCCCAAGCTTCACCCATGCTGCCTGAATATTATCAATGTGTTTATGCAATATTATTCTTGAAATAGCCTGCAACTGGAGATCAGCAATACCTGTGGTCATGAACCTGCCCTGTTGCATCATCTCTTCTCCTATCCTGTTGTTGTATGGCATAAAGGCCATTGGGATAAGCTCGGTAAATCCGCCTGTCCGTTTCTGTATATCGCGGATGGTGAAGATGTGGTCCAGTCTTTCCTCAACAGTTTCAACATGGCCGTACATTATAGTTGAGTTTGTACGGAGACCTGCGTTATGTGAAGCTTCAATGGTATCTATCCATTGCTGTCTTGTCAGTTTGCTTGGGCAGATTATGTTTCTTACACGGTCTACAAGTATCTCTGCAGAAGTTCCGGTCAATGTGCCTACGCCACAGTCCTTCAAAATGGTGCATGCTTCATCGATTGATATTTTATCCATTCCTGCGGCATAGAATACTTCCATTGGTGAAAGAGCATGGATATTCATTGAAGGATAATTTGAACTGATGGTATCAAATATCTCTGTATAATAATCCATGTTGAGTTGCGGGATATATCCTCCCTGGATACAAACCTCTACAGCTCCTGCGTTGTGTGCCCGGCCAACTTCTTCAAGTACTTCCTCAGTTGAAAGCACGTATCCTTCTTTTTCTTTAAAGGCACAAAAACCGCAATTACCTGCACACATATTAGTGAGGTATATATTGCGGTTAACAACATATGTGACATCGTTTCCCACTGCTTTGTAGCGCAGGTCGTCTGCGAGGGAGAAAAGCTCAAAGGGGCTAGCATCCATCAAGGTCATCGCATCTTCTTTGCGAATCTCGCCGGTGTAAGCCCTATCAATAATATCATCCTTAATAACAGAATACATCATTTCCTCAGGCTATTTTGAGTTTCATCTGACTCTGTGTGCTGGTATTGATGATTGGTTTATATGCGGTGTTTCTTTGTAGTGCTTGTCTTCCTGATGAAACAATAAACCATTCCAATTCCTGTGCGGACATGAACTGGCCATTTGTTGAACCGGCTGAACTGGATATTTTTTCTTCCATCAGTGTTCCTCCAAGATCATTGACTCCGCAGAACAGAGCTACCTGAGCAAGTTTCTTTCCAAGCTTGACCCAGCTTGCCTGAATGTTCTTTATATGGGTATTAAGTATTATGCGTGCAAGGGCATATAATTGCAGATCTTCTATACCAGGAGTTGCATACCTTCCGGCCTTTATCATTTCATTGCCTACTTTGTTATTATAGGGCATAAAGGTCAATGGCACAAATTCGTGGAAGCCTCCGGTTTCTTTCTGGATCTCCCTTATTATCATTATGTGGTCAATACGTTCTTCGACCGTTTCAATGTGCCCGTACATAATGGTTGCAGTTGTGCTTATTCCTGCTTTATGAGCTTTAGTGATGACATCTACCCATTCGTCAGTTTTGAGTTTGCTGGGACAGATTATCTTCCTTACTCTGTCAGACAGTATCTCTGCAGCAGTTCCTGGCATGGTATCCAGTCCTGCATCTTTGAGGCGCATGAGGGCTTCTTCAACAGTTATGTTACTCTGTTTTGCAGCGTGGTACACTTCCATAGGTGAGAATGCATGTGTATGGATGTGTGGGAATTCTGCTTTTACAGCTTTTATTATGTCTGTGTAGAAGTTAATGTCTACATTAGGGAGTAATCCTCCCTGAATGCAAACTTCTGTTGCTCCAAGGCTTTCTGCTTCTCTTACTTTTTCAAGTATTTGTGGAATCTCCAATATATATCCTGTATTATCCTTGAATGCACAGAAACCGCATGTACCCATACATCTGTTTGTAAAGTTTATGTTG
This window contains:
- a CDS encoding NAD(P)/FAD-dependent oxidoreductase → MKSEYDVIIIGAGPAGSIAAKTAAQKGLSVLMIEKRQEIGDPVRCAEGVSKIWLRKHIEPDHRWICADVKGSRIYAPDGTMIEMAEEIAGGEVGYVLERKIFDRALAYESAKAGAEVMVKTRATDLIMENGFVKGVKVMHLGETYDIKAKIVIGADGVESKVGRWAGIDTSIKPVDIETCAQYLMSGTGIDQNYCYFYIGNEVAPAGYVWIFPKGNDLANVGIGILGSKSGEKKAIYYLDEFVKKNYPNARILEMDVGGVPVCGSIEKTIVNGLMLIGDAARQSDPITGGGIINAMEAGKIAGEVAYNAISKGDVSTRALKEYEDKWRTTIGYDIDNSLIVKNTFTSFTDKEINSLAHSLEGVNFSSMSLLDLLYALFKANKKLLWDLRGLFKNVVKYELDFER
- a CDS encoding 4Fe-4S binding protein, yielding MVTINVNKFKCGYCGACVGVCPVGALELVETWIEVNETCTSCGICAKICPVGAIEVKK
- the cofC gene encoding 2-phospho-L-lactate guanylyltransferase, translating into MKALIPYKKKNAKSRLSPALTQEEREDFVELMLRDVVGSLHEAGIDEVDILTTLDNGVPNDLQANVVLDENDLNEAINEYLSHEQKSIFIIMADLPLVRAIHIKEIIARPEDVVIVPGKGGGTNIIFIKDPSNFHVKYYGSSFLNHCNIAKERKCSVYIYDSFLLSTDIDEPHDLVEIMLHGHGNSREYVMERFDMETGKARARITVSDDA
- the cofH gene encoding 5-amino-6-(D-ribitylamino)uracil--L-tyrosine 4-hydroxyphenyl transferase CofH, giving the protein MYSVIKDDIIDRAYTGEIRKEDAMTLMDASPFELFSLADDLRYKAVGNDVTYVVNRNIYLTNMCAGNCGFCAFKEKEGYVLSTEEVLEEVGRAHNAGAVEVCIQGGYIPQLNMDYYTEIFDTISSNYPSMNIHALSPMEVFYAAGMDKISIDEACTILKDCGVGTLTGTSAEILVDRVRNIICPSKLTRQQWIDTIEASHNAGLRTNSTIMYGHVETVEERLDHIFTIRDIQKRTGGFTELIPMAFMPYNNRIGEEMMQQGRFMTTGIADLQLQAISRIILHKHIDNIQAAWVKLGKKLAQVALSCGANDLGGTLMEDKITVASGGTNGEYTPATEIEWLIRQTGRTPKQRNALYERVS
- the cofH gene encoding 5-amino-6-(D-ribitylamino)uracil--L-tyrosine 4-hydroxyphenyl transferase CofH, whose product is MNPTIPDDIIERAYEGMTTKEDALFLLTIPPFKLFEFADRLRQETVGDTVTYVVNRNINFTNRCMGTCGFCAFKDNTGYILEIPQILEKVREAESLGATEVCIQGGLLPNVDINFYTDIIKAVKAEFPHIHTHAFSPMEVYHAAKQSNITVEEALMRLKDAGLDTMPGTAAEILSDRVRKIICPSKLKTDEWVDVITKAHKAGISTTATIMYGHIETVEERIDHIMIIREIQKETGGFHEFVPLTFMPYNNKVGNEMIKAGRYATPGIEDLQLYALARIILNTHIKNIQASWVKLGKKLAQVALFCGVNDLGGTLMEEKISSSAGSTNGQFMSAQELEWFIVSSGRQALQRNTAYKPIINTSTQSQMKLKIA